A genomic region of Nakaseomyces glabratus chromosome C, complete sequence contains the following coding sequences:
- the AWP7 gene encoding SRP1/TIP1 family protein (CAGL0C00209g~Putative adhesin-like cell wall protein (adhesin cluster IV); predicted GPI-anchor), whose translation MKLSKSLVAVYALIGVNAIDPTTTLAPTDFRVNMIELQAYLADIKGHMMQYLSFQGAHPDQPYPSQMIGAVMFGNTSPLSEIAPETITMMITGVPWYSERLIGAIASRLADEGIATAWPTSSSSTKTTTTMSTSNSSPTSISSSDSTASSDSTFSSSVSSSSSTSVTSSTSASSSTSVTSSTSASSSTSASSSTSASSSTSASSSTSASSSTSASSSTSASSSTSASSSSLYVSALSSVSASSSPSSHTSSVVASNSSSFPTLMSTVSSTESVTSHQEASLSSSVTISSSSVALTSKQTSSQNSAFANKTVSIPSPSTSIFTDTVGKTITKVITYCSETDNQGNVGTRTSSYTIDASNANLDATGSLVVSRETTTKSRRQDASEAITGKSHSLTSSVSVVELHSSAVISQYAGSAANLSCLSRIGALATLLALLLLS comes from the coding sequence ATGAAGTTATCAAAGTCATTGGTTGCTGTATATGCATTAATTGGCGTAAATGCCATTGATCCAACAACCACACTTGCGCCAACTGATTTCAGGGTGAATATGATTGAACTACAGGCCTATTTAGCCGACATTAAAGGCCACATGATGCAATATCTAAGTTTCCAAGGTGCTCATCCTGATCAACCATACCCAAGTCAAATGATTGGCGCTGTCATGTTTGGTAACACTAGCCCATTGTCAGAGATTGCACCAGAAACTATCACAATGATGATTACAGGTGTCCCTTGGTATAGTGAGAGATTGATCGGTGCTATTGCTAGTAGACTTGCTGATGAAGGTATTGCAACGGCATGGCCTACCTCTTCATCTAGCACCAAAACTACTACTACTATGAGTacatcaaattcatcacCAACATCAATTAGTTCATCAGATTCTACTGCGTCTTCTGATTCAACTTTCTCgtcttctgtttcttcttcctcttccacTTCTGTTACTTCTTCCACTTCTGCTTCCTCTTCCACTTCTGTTACTTCTTCCACTTCTGCTTCCTCTTCCACTTCTGCTTCCTCTTCCACTTCTGCTTCCTCTTCCACTTCTGCTTCCTCTTCCACTTCTGCTTCCTCTTCCACTTCTGCTTCCTCTTCTACTTCTGCTTCCTCTTCTACTTCtgcttcctcttcctcATTATATGTGTCAGCTTTGTCTTCTGTATCAGCTTCGAGTAGTCCCTCATCACATACTAGTTCAGTAGTTGCAAGCAACTCATCCTCATTCCCTACATTAATGAGTACTGTCAGCTCAACAGAAAGCGTTACATCTCATCAAGAGGCTTCTTTGAGCTCTTCAGTTACCATATCGAGTTCTTCTGTGGCTTTGACATCAAAACAAACCAGTTCTCAGAATTCTGCTTTTGCAAACAAGACAGTATCAATTCCTTCACCATCAACCAGTATATTCACTGACACTGTCGGTAAAACTATAACTAAGGTTATCACATATTGCTCAGAAACCGACAATCAAGGTAATGTAGGTACCAGGACTTCAAGTTACACTATTGACGCTTCAAATGCAAATCTTGACGCTACAGGATCTTTAGTTGTATCACGTGAAACTACAACAAAGTCACGGCGTCAAGATGCTAGTGAGGCCATCACAGGCAAATCTCATTCCCTAAcatcttctgtttctgtAGTTGAGCTACATTCGAGCGCTGTAATTTCTCAATATGCAGGTTCTGCTGCCAATTTAAGTTGTTTGAGTAGAATTGGAGCTTTAGCTACCTTGTTAGCTTTATTGTTGCTAAGCTaa
- the EPA6 gene encoding EPA6 (CAGL0C00110g~Putative adhesin-like cell wall protein (adhesin cluster I); predicted GPI-anchor; binds to ligands containing a terminal galactose residue; expressed during murine urinary tract infection, biofilm-upregulated) has product MNLSSFTPSLRWLIIWTSLIPLLLAKDDYSSSLSNNNLGWTDPTEFPLGCSPNVTTPKNGLSMELYSYDYLKSGSNPCWDAAYLDPNYPRTGYKSHRLLAKVENVAGNINFYYHAPMGCTSLFDTLPQAYNYRTPLTMTNFTMLLYGYFKPKVTGYHTFTISADDLLFVNFGAGNAFDCCKRESSADDFGNYQAYAVWGSQTAKDDLTVHLDAGLYYPIRIFFNNRDNDGALSLTLKTESDPNPVIDFSDYFYSFDDTKDGCPGLVSYDTSCASVDSSTIIGVDYLTETPNKNLVPITKTIYHLGIPCTLSTTGKLCSTGFYDPLADSCVPTTILSTLITSEPSSESSSETLYYSSSRSPSSSVSYSEHTSINSSSPISSITNSTPSLSSQYTSTKFSSITNSTKSPYSPSRSSSSSDISSETNSDSSVYTLPSSSKPITSKTYQKNSTGVMSTSTDVKSTTLCSSVPTSKFGSSRSLESSVIDSTSSFVNNTNHQSFTTESGTTSVNSSNLSTQISRMSSFSTFAKATTKISSSVQTSSHILQSPTTVSYMDHTRNRTEASCSLDITNKLLFQQCAFNSVPEFHSKTQMSRSQIPFATYTTSSDKSVYYSSSGSASGIMVSIESSIGFSISKTNSENTKNPHSIILQIQSEEAFTNYATTTETSSKSKLADNNDSTNVGNIQIETIIQGSGSDLVTMSGATVLFFFIVQLFGMF; this is encoded by the coding sequence ATGAATTTATCATCTTTTACACCATCTCTAAGGTGGTTGATTATCTGGACTTCTTTGATACCTTTACTATTGGCAAAGGATGACTATTCTTCCTCCTTGTCCAATAATAATTTAGGATGGACGGACCCTACTGAATTTCCTCTTGGATGTTCACCAAATGTTACAACACCAAAAAATGGATTGTCGATGGAACTTTATTCCTATGATTATTTGAAATCAGGATCGAATCCATGTTGGGATGCAGCATATCTAGATCCGAATTATCCTCGAACAGGCTATAAATCACACAGACTTCTTGCAAAAGTTGAAAATGTTGCTggaaatataaatttttattatcatgCCCCAATGGGGTGTACTTCGCTGTTTGATACATTACCACAAGCTTATAACTATCGTACACCATTGACAATGACAAATTTTACTATGTTACTCTATGGCTACTTTAAACCAAAAGTAACCGGTTATCATACGTTTACAATTTCGGCCGACGATTTACTGTTTGTGAATTTTGGGGCTGGTAACGCGTTTGATTGTTGTAAAAGGGAATCCAGCGCTGATGACTTTGGTAATTATCAGGCTTATGCCGTATGGGGTTCTCAAACAGCTAAGGATGATTTAACAGTTCATTTAGATGCAGGTCTATACTATCCAATTagaattttctttaataatAGAGACAATGATGGTGCATTAAGTCTAACATTAAAAACTGAGTCAGATCCGAACCCTGTAATAGACTTCTCTGACTATTTCTATTCATTTGATGATACAAAAGATGGTTGTCCAGGCTTAGTTAGTTATGATACTTCGTGTGCCTCAGTTGACTCATCTACAATCATCGGTGTTGACTACCTAACAGAAACACCAAACAAAAATCTAGTTCCAATTACTAAAACAATTTACCATCTAGGAATTCCTTGTACTCTATCCACAACAGGTAAATTATGCAGCACCGGGTTTTATGACCCGTTAGCAGATAGTTGTGTGCCAACAACAATACTCTCGACTCTGATAACATCAGAACCAAGTTCAGAGTCTTCTTCTGAAACTTTATACTACTCTTCGAGTAGAAGCCCTTCTTCAAGTGTTTCATATTCGGAACATACTAGTATCAACAGCAGCAGTCCTATCTCATCGATCACCAATAGTACTCCTTCATTATCTTCTCAATATACTTCTACCaagttttcttcaataaccAACTCTACGAAGTCACCATATTCACCAAGTCGTTCTAGTTCATCATCTGATATATCTTCTGAAACAAACTCTGATAGTTCAGTCTATACACTACCAAGTAGTAGCAAACCGATAACATCTAAAACCTACCAGAAGAATAGTACTGGGGTTATGTCTACGAGCACAGATGTGAAATCAACAACTTTATGCAGTTCGGTTCCTACAAGTAAATTTGGTTCAAGTAGGTCATTAGAATCGTCAGTAATTGATTCAACATCATCCTTTGTCAATAATACAAACCATCAATCATTTACTACAGAATCAGGTACCACTTCAGTTAACTCAAGCAATCTATCCACACAGATTTCAAGGATGTCAAGTTTTTCTACATTTGCTAAGGCCACTACAAAAATAAGTTCCTCTGTACAAACTTCCAGTCATATTCTACAAAGCCCAACAACAGTTTCATATATGGATCACACACGTAACAGAACAGAGGCTAGCTGTTCTTTGGACATTACGAATAAGCTTCTGTTCCAACAGTGTGCTTTTAATTCAGTTCCAGAGTTTCATAGCAAAACGCAGATGTCTAGATCTCAAATTCCCTTCGCAACTTACACAACTTCCTCAGACAAATCTGTTTATTACTCTAGCAGTGGGAGTGCTTCAGGTATAATGGTTTCTATAGAGAGTTCCATTGGTTTTTCcatttcaaaaactaaTTCTGAGAATACCAAGAACCCTCACTCTATTATTTTGCAAATACAATCTGAAGAAGCATTCACTAATTATGCTACTACAACAGAGacatcttcaaaatctAAACTGGCAGACAATAATGATTCTACTAATGTTGGAAACATACAAATTGAAACTATTATCCAaggttctggttctgatCTTGTGACGATGTCTGGGGCAACAgtattgttctttttcatcGTGCAGCTATTTGGCATGTTCTAG
- a CDS encoding uncharacterized protein (CAGL0C00231g~Has domain(s) with predicted nucleobase transmembrane transporter activity, role in nucleobase transport, transmembrane transport and membrane localization) produces the protein MLTLNYSDIESNISDNIFTAETVTDRLGNNHYEDLELKDITFKEKFNELDNKSTETDKDETCFKSPFIIWLKRTLNAETKGVEPINENEKNDTNIFGSSFVWFSANLVLAAYGVGSLGPTVYHLNFAISVLTIVFFNILGLVSVSFFSVFGAELGLRQMIISRYLVGNVTARIFAALNCIGCVGWDVLNIYLAAKLFAIIKTGGNHLPLWGGCIVIVGSTVFIAALGYKFIHIYEKWSWIPNLAVFLIIISRIKISREFSNGPWTSGSTTAGNVLSFGSAIFGSAAGWVTYSADYTVYMPRRTNKFRIFFFNSIGLAFSLIFTMIVGAAAGICAVNNSKWMELYNEFQIGGVTYALLVPNSLHGFGKFCCVILAMSTVANNVPSMYTIALSVQALWEPLTSVPRAIWTIFANIVVLGISIPACYFFQSFMQNFMGSIGYFYALYIGISLAEHCVFRRKFGNYNVNDHSNWEKLPIGFAGCIALIVGSFGVALGMAQTYWVGEIARKIGTYGGDIGFELGMSWAFLTYIIIRPIEIKYYGR, from the coding sequence ATGCTGACATTGAATTATTCTGATATTGAGAGCAATATCTCTGACAATATTTTCACGGCAGAAACTGTGACAGATCGACTGGGAAATAATCATTATGAGGATCTAGAGCTCAAAGATATTActttcaaagaaaagttcAATGAGTTAGATAATAAGTCTACAGAGACTGATAAAGATGAGACCTGTTTTAAGAGTCCATTTATCATTTGGTTGAAAAGAACTTTAAATGCTGAAACGAAAGGTGTTGAGCCGATAAATGAAAACGAAAAGAATGATACCAACATCTTTGGCTCATCATTTGTTTGGTTTTCAGCAAACCTAGTATTGGCAGCTTATGGTGTTGGTTCTCTTGGCCCAACAGTATATCACTTGAATTTTGCAATTAGTGTTCTAACAATTGTgttcttcaatattttaGGCTTAGTTAGtgtatcttttttttcagtttttggAGCTGAACTTGGATTAAGACAAATGATAATTTCTAGATATCTAGTTGGCAATGTAACAGCTAGGATTTTTGCTGCTTTAAACTGCATAGGATGTGTTGGATGGGATGTACTAAATATTTACTTGGCTGCAAAATTATTTGCCATTATTAAAACTGGAGGAAATCACTTACCATTATGGGGAGGCTGTATTGTTATCGTTGGTAGTACTGTTTTTATTGCAGCATTGGGATATAAATTCATTCATATCTATGAGAAATGGTCATGGATTCCAAACCTTGCAGTATTTCTCATAATTATatcaagaataaaaatttcCAGGGAGTTCAGCAATGGACCCTGGACATCAGGTTCAACTACAGCAGGTAATGTTTTATCATTTGGTTCTGCAATTTTTGGTTCTGCAGCAGGCTGGGTGACTTATTCAGCTGATTATACTGTGTATATGCCAAGAAGAACCAATAAATTTAggatttttttctttaattcaATTGGATTGGCCTTCTCATTGATATTTACAATGATAGTAGGTGCGGCAGCCGGTATCTGTGCTGTCAATAATTCTAAATGGATGGAATTATATAATGAGTTTCAAATTGGTGGTGTAACATACGCTTTGCTTGTTCCAAACTCTTTACATGGGTTTGGCAAATTCTGTTGTGTTATTCTTGCTATGTCGACTGTAGCTAATAATGTACCTAGTATGTACACCATAGCTCTCTCGGTTCAAGCCCTCTGGGAGCCGCTTACAAGCGTTCCTAGAGCTATTTGGACGATATTTGCTAATATTGTTGTATTAGGGATATCTATACCAGCGTGCTATTTTTTCCAAAGTTTTATGCAGAACTTTATGGGATCTATAGGTTATTTTTATGCTCTATACATTGGTATTTCATTAGCTGAGCATTGTGTTTTCAGGAGAAAATTTGGTAACTATAATGTCAATGATCATTCTAACTGGGAGAAGTTACCAATTGGTTTTGCTGGCTGTATTGCATTGATTGTGGGATCATTCGGAGTGGCACTCGGAATGGCACAAACATATTGGGTTGGCGAAATAGCAAGAAAAATAGGAACTTATGGGGGTGATATTGGCTTTGAGCTGGGGATGAGCTGGGCTTTCTTAACATATATTATAATCAGACCTATAGAAATTAAATACTATGGTAGATGA